A genomic region of Solanum dulcamara chromosome 2, daSolDulc1.2, whole genome shotgun sequence contains the following coding sequences:
- the LOC129881139 gene encoding patatin-like protein 6, protein MESNMRLEPSIDTDKLSYEIFSILESKFLFGYDDQKLWVPKNLPSPVEDSKTDGVLTSTATENIQAIKNQRGKICILSIDGGGMRNILSGKALAYLEQALKAKSGNPEARIADYFDVAVGSGVGGIFTAMLFSTKDQNRPVFQAEDTWKLLAEQGRRIYPSKGSSSAGNGFLRRVFRGRATGSDASGLEKVMKEAFIDKKTGRSLTLKDTLKPVLIPCYDLSSTAPFLFSRADAFESESFDFRLWEVCRATSAEPGLFEPVCMKSVDEKTGCVAVDGGLAMSNPTAAAITHVLHNKQEFPFVRGVEDILVLSLGTGQLLEGSFEYEHVKKWKAKDWAKPMARISGDGAADMVDHSVAMAFGQCRSSNYVRIQANGSSFSRCGVNTDADPSPSNVKKLVGIADEMLKQKNVESLLFGGKKIAEQSNFQKLDWFAGELVQEHQRRSCRIAPTVAFKQHLTNQEK, encoded by the exons ATGGAGTCTAACATGCGATTAGAACCGAGCATTGATACAGATAAGTTAAGTTACGAGATTTTCTCTATTCTAGAAAGCAAATTCTTATTCGGTTACGATGATCAAAAGCTTTGGGTACCTAAAAATTTACCTTCTCCTGTTGAAGATAGCAAAACCGACGGCGTTTTAACCTCCACAGCGACGGAGAACATTCAAGCGATTAAAAATCAACGGGGAAAAATATGTATCCTCAGCATTGATGGTGGTGGAATGCGAAATATATTATCAGGAAAAGCTTTAGCGTATTTGGAACAAGCGTTGAAGGCTAAATCGGGTAATCCGGAAGCTAGAATCGCAGATTACTTCGACGTAGCTGTTGGTTCCGGCGTCGGAGGAATTTTCACGGCGATGCTATTTTCAACAAAGGATCAAAATCGTCCTGTTTTCCAAGCTGAGGATACATGGAAGCTTCTAGCAGAACAAGGTAGAAGAATTTACCCTTCAAAAGGATCAAGTTCTGCCGGAAATGGTTTTCTCCGGCGAGTTTTTCGAGGCCGCGCAACCGGTTCAGATGCTTCCGGTTTAGAGAAAGTGATGAAAGAAGCATTTATCGATAAAAAAACCGGTCGAAGCCTTACGTTAAAGGATACTCTTAAACCGGTTTTAATCCCCTGTTATGACCTTTCCAGTACGGCGCCGTTTTTGTTCTCCCGAGCTGATGCTTTCGAGTCGGAAAGTTTTGATTTCCGGTTATGGGAAGTTTGCCGGGCTACATCAGCTGAACCGGGACTTTTCGAACCAGTTTGTATGAAATCCGTCGATGAAAAAACCGGGTGCGTGGCGGTTGACGGCGGTTTAGCTATGAGCAACCCAACGGCGGCGGCGATTACACACGTTCTTCATAACAAACAGGAATTTCCTTTCGTTAGAGGTGTTGAGGACATTTTGGTACTTTCACTTGGAACAGGGCAGCTTCTAGAAGGAAGCTTCGAATATGAACATGTCAAAAAATGGAAGGCTAAGGACTGGGCTAAACCAATGGCCCGAATCTCCGGCGATGGTGCCGCCGATATGGTGGATCACTCCGTCGCCATGGCGTTCGGGCAATGTCGGAGTAGTAACTACGTCCGCATTCAG GCTAATGGATCGAGCTTCAGTCGTTGTGGGGTGAACACAGATGCTGATCCAAGTCCTAGCAATGTGAAAAAGCTTGTCGGAATTGCAGATGAAATGCTGAAACAGAAAAATGTAGAGTCCCTGCTATTTGGTGGTAAGAAAATTGCAGAACAAAGCAATTTCCAGAAACTTGATTGGTTTGCTGGAGAACTTGTACAAGAGCATCAGAGGAGGAGTTGCAGGATAGCTCCCACTGTTGCATTTAAGCAACATCTcacaaatcaagaaaaataa
- the LOC129881140 gene encoding auxin response factor 3-like isoform X3: MVDQPWFSQQKHLNHMLFEGDDALCREIWKACSGSLLDVSKAGERVYYFPRLHVEQLEQSSNQELIERLQLSNLPPKILCRVLHIRLLDMGQEKPSQELIAKDLQGNEWRFKHAYQGQPRRHSLTNGWSTFVSSKKLCIGDLVVFLRNETGKLHVGIRRLSYQHCSIGASTFSRQSMEGVLAVASHAFATRSLFFIYHKPCYNKSSQFIMSVSKYFEGGSHGRGVGMISGMQHGGQDSHVKRTNDLDQISLSQGQQTTNLMLEEDQYMQYPEAVLDCAQPTMMDLEIRQQTVGSLNNIHCFAPVEDNGLQLHAAVARENNEGTIPNETVSIQAQDEDFDELFKDFDFPDFTNTSLDTIALDLDSDWFRSTLKDFGECIEEQEETIPPGQQNSSEDHSTQTSSVMEYSTSFQVMSISSTPSQIPYEGPGRGDEQVPWGGYQVSRRTLPILSRIVSRYPDSLVNFRVANSILQSAYLEILAELVYFLDNLTIVNLSKDQFNVARQHIWDLKLSGIEIGWLENRLLHIDEVFNMESLLQRRQALTRRMEERFKQLNEELECIDKELHELSLKVGPNPPMRFHPVLEGLL; the protein is encoded by the exons ATGGTGGATCAACCGTGGTTTTCACAGCAGAAACACCTAAATCATATGTTATTTGAAG GTGATGATGCTCTGTGTAGGGAAATATGGAAGGCCTGTTCTGGCTCATTGTTGGATGTTTCAAAGGCTGGGGAGAGAGTGTACTACTTTCCAAGACTTCATGTGGAGCAG CTGGAGCAATCATCCAACCAGGAATTGATTGAAAGACTACAATTGTCTAACTTACCCCCAAAGATCCTTTGCCGTGTTCTTCACATTCGTCTTCTG GACATGGGACAAGAAAAACCAAGTCAAGAACTGATAGCAAAGGATCTTCAAGGAAATGAATGGCGCTTTAAACATGCATACCAAG GCCAACCACGGAGGCATTCACTCACAAATGGCTGGAGTACATTCGTTTCTAGTAAGAAATTATGTATCGGGGATTTAGTTGTGTTCTTAAG GAATGAAACTGGCAAACTACATGTTGGGATTAGACGTTTATCTTATCAACACTGTTCCATTGGAGCATCAACATTTTCAAGACAAAGCATGGAAGGGGTTCTTGCAGTTGCTTCTCATGCCTTTGCAACCCGAAGTCTCTTTTTCATCTACCACAAGCCATGCTACAACAA ATCAAGTCAATTTATTATGAGCGTGAGCAAGTATTTTGAAGGTGGAAGCCATGGACGTGGAGTTGGCATGATATCTGGAATGCAACACGGGGGTCAGGACTCTCATGTGAAAAG AACAAATGATTTGGACCAGATATCTTTATCTCAGGGTCAACAGACAACAAATCTTATGCTCGAGGAGGATCAATACATGCAATACCCGGAAGCAGTACTCGATTGCGCTCAACCTACTATGATGGATTTGGAGATCAGACAGCAGACAGTGGGATCGCTTAATAATATCCATTGTTTTGCTCCTGTAGAGGACAATGGACTGCAATTGCATGCAGCAGTTGCGAGGGAGAATAATGAGGGAACTATTCCGAATGAAACTGTAAGCATCCAAGCTCAAGATGAGGACTTTGATGAGCTATTCAAGGATTTTGACTTTCCAGACTTCACAAACACTAGTCTGGATACTATAGCTTTGGATTTGGACAGTGATTGGTTCAGATCGACACTAAAAG ATTTCGGGGAATGTATTGAAGAGCAAGAAGAGACTATTCCTCCCGGTCAGCAAAATTCTTCAGAAGATCACTCTACACAGACTTCTTCTGTAATGGAGTATTCGACTTCCTTCCAAGTGATGTCTATCTCTTCAACCCCGAGTCAGATTCCCTATGAAGGACCTGGTCGTGGTGACGAGCAAGTTCCTTGGGGAGGCTATCAAGTATCACGACGAACTTTACCAATACTCAGTAGGATTGTCTCACGGTACCCTGATTCACTTGTGAACTTCAGGGTCGCAAATAGCATACTTCAGTCAGCATATTTGGAAATATTGGCAGAGTTGGTCTACTTTCTTGATAATCTTACAATAGTGAACTTATCCAAGGATCAGTTCAATGTTGCTAGGCAACATATCTGGGACCTAAAGTTAAGTGGCATTGAAATAGGCTGGCTTGAAAACCGTTTACTGCATATCGATGAAGTATTTAACATGGAAAGTTTACTGCAACGGCGACAAGCACTCACACGTAGAATGGAGGAGAGGTTTAAGCAGCTGAATGAGGAACTCGAATGTATAGACAAGGAGCTTCATGAACTATCTCTAAAGGTTGGCCCAAATCCTCCTATGAGATTTCACCCTGTCTTGGAGGGTTTGTTGTAG
- the LOC129881140 gene encoding auxin response factor 3-like isoform X5 gives MLLPNQDQNEPTVTDFSPLDSPRSQFQSFCKCLTQSDIKSNWGLSVPQKDAVKCFPPLDMGQEKPSQELIAKDLQGNEWRFKHAYQGQPRRHSLTNGWSTFVSSKKLCIGDLVVFLRNETGKLHVGIRRLSYQHCSIGASTFSRQSMEGVLAVASHAFATRSLFFIYHKPCYNKSSQFIMSVSKYFEGGSHGRGVGMISGMQHGGQDSHVKRTNDLDQISLSQGQQTTNLMLEEDQYMQYPEAVLDCAQPTMMDLEIRQQTVGSLNNIHCFAPVEDNGLQLHAAVARENNEGTIPNETVSIQAQDEDFDELFKDFDFPDFTNTSLDTIALDLDSDWFRSTLKDFGECIEEQEETIPPGQQNSSEDHSTQTSSVMEYSTSFQVMSISSTPSQIPYEGPGRGDEQVPWGGYQVSRRTLPILSRIVSRYPDSLVNFRVANSILQSAYLEILAELVYFLDNLTIVNLSKDQFNVARQHIWDLKLSGIEIGWLENRLLHIDEVFNMESLLQRRQALTRRMEERFKQLNEELECIDKELHELSLKVGPNPPMRFHPVLEGLL, from the exons ATGTTATTGCCAAATCAAGAC CAAAATGAGCCAACAGTTACGGATTTTAGTCCTCTAGACTCTCCAAGGTCCCAGTTTCAGTCGTTTTGCAAGTGTTTAACTCAATCTGATATAAAAAGCAATTGGGGACTGTCTGTGCCCCAGAAAGATGCTGTCAAATGCTTTCCTCCCTTG GACATGGGACAAGAAAAACCAAGTCAAGAACTGATAGCAAAGGATCTTCAAGGAAATGAATGGCGCTTTAAACATGCATACCAAG GCCAACCACGGAGGCATTCACTCACAAATGGCTGGAGTACATTCGTTTCTAGTAAGAAATTATGTATCGGGGATTTAGTTGTGTTCTTAAG GAATGAAACTGGCAAACTACATGTTGGGATTAGACGTTTATCTTATCAACACTGTTCCATTGGAGCATCAACATTTTCAAGACAAAGCATGGAAGGGGTTCTTGCAGTTGCTTCTCATGCCTTTGCAACCCGAAGTCTCTTTTTCATCTACCACAAGCCATGCTACAACAA ATCAAGTCAATTTATTATGAGCGTGAGCAAGTATTTTGAAGGTGGAAGCCATGGACGTGGAGTTGGCATGATATCTGGAATGCAACACGGGGGTCAGGACTCTCATGTGAAAAG AACAAATGATTTGGACCAGATATCTTTATCTCAGGGTCAACAGACAACAAATCTTATGCTCGAGGAGGATCAATACATGCAATACCCGGAAGCAGTACTCGATTGCGCTCAACCTACTATGATGGATTTGGAGATCAGACAGCAGACAGTGGGATCGCTTAATAATATCCATTGTTTTGCTCCTGTAGAGGACAATGGACTGCAATTGCATGCAGCAGTTGCGAGGGAGAATAATGAGGGAACTATTCCGAATGAAACTGTAAGCATCCAAGCTCAAGATGAGGACTTTGATGAGCTATTCAAGGATTTTGACTTTCCAGACTTCACAAACACTAGTCTGGATACTATAGCTTTGGATTTGGACAGTGATTGGTTCAGATCGACACTAAAAG ATTTCGGGGAATGTATTGAAGAGCAAGAAGAGACTATTCCTCCCGGTCAGCAAAATTCTTCAGAAGATCACTCTACACAGACTTCTTCTGTAATGGAGTATTCGACTTCCTTCCAAGTGATGTCTATCTCTTCAACCCCGAGTCAGATTCCCTATGAAGGACCTGGTCGTGGTGACGAGCAAGTTCCTTGGGGAGGCTATCAAGTATCACGACGAACTTTACCAATACTCAGTAGGATTGTCTCACGGTACCCTGATTCACTTGTGAACTTCAGGGTCGCAAATAGCATACTTCAGTCAGCATATTTGGAAATATTGGCAGAGTTGGTCTACTTTCTTGATAATCTTACAATAGTGAACTTATCCAAGGATCAGTTCAATGTTGCTAGGCAACATATCTGGGACCTAAAGTTAAGTGGCATTGAAATAGGCTGGCTTGAAAACCGTTTACTGCATATCGATGAAGTATTTAACATGGAAAGTTTACTGCAACGGCGACAAGCACTCACACGTAGAATGGAGGAGAGGTTTAAGCAGCTGAATGAGGAACTCGAATGTATAGACAAGGAGCTTCATGAACTATCTCTAAAGGTTGGCCCAAATCCTCCTATGAGATTTCACCCTGTCTTGGAGGGTTTGTTGTAG
- the LOC129881140 gene encoding auxin response factor 4-like isoform X2, with protein MRKKRRSIISGDDALCREIWKACSGSLLDVSKAGERVYYFPRLHVEQLEQSSNQELIERLQLSNLPPKILCRVLHIRLLVEHATEEVYAETMLLPNQDQNEPTVTDFSPLDSPRSQFQSFCKCLTQSDIKSNWGLSVPQKDAVKCFPPLDMGQEKPSQELIAKDLQGNEWRFKHAYQGQPRRHSLTNGWSTFVSSKKLCIGDLVVFLRNETGKLHVGIRRLSYQHCSIGASTFSRQSMEGVLAVASHAFATRSLFFIYHKPCYNKSSQFIMSVSKYFEGGSHGRGVGMISGMQHGGQDSHVKRTNDLDQISLSQGQQTTNLMLEEDQYMQYPEAVLDCAQPTMMDLEIRQQTVGSLNNIHCFAPVEDNGLQLHAAVARENNEGTIPNETVSIQAQDEDFDELFKDFDFPDFTNTSLDTIALDLDSDWFRSTLKDFGECIEEQEETIPPGQQNSSEDHSTQTSSVMEYSTSFQVMSISSTPSQIPYEGPGRGDEQVPWGGYQVSRRTLPILSRIVSRYPDSLVNFRVANSILQSAYLEILAELVYFLDNLTIVNLSKDQFNVARQHIWDLKLSGIEIGWLENRLLHIDEVFNMESLLQRRQALTRRMEERFKQLNEELECIDKELHELSLKVGPNPPMRFHPVLEGLL; from the exons ATGAGGAAGAAACGAAGAAGCATCATTAGTG GTGATGATGCTCTGTGTAGGGAAATATGGAAGGCCTGTTCTGGCTCATTGTTGGATGTTTCAAAGGCTGGGGAGAGAGTGTACTACTTTCCAAGACTTCATGTGGAGCAG CTGGAGCAATCATCCAACCAGGAATTGATTGAAAGACTACAATTGTCTAACTTACCCCCAAAGATCCTTTGCCGTGTTCTTCACATTCGTCTTCTG GTTGAACATGCGACAGAAGAGGTTTATGCTGAGACCATGTTATTGCCAAATCAAGAC CAAAATGAGCCAACAGTTACGGATTTTAGTCCTCTAGACTCTCCAAGGTCCCAGTTTCAGTCGTTTTGCAAGTGTTTAACTCAATCTGATATAAAAAGCAATTGGGGACTGTCTGTGCCCCAGAAAGATGCTGTCAAATGCTTTCCTCCCTTG GACATGGGACAAGAAAAACCAAGTCAAGAACTGATAGCAAAGGATCTTCAAGGAAATGAATGGCGCTTTAAACATGCATACCAAG GCCAACCACGGAGGCATTCACTCACAAATGGCTGGAGTACATTCGTTTCTAGTAAGAAATTATGTATCGGGGATTTAGTTGTGTTCTTAAG GAATGAAACTGGCAAACTACATGTTGGGATTAGACGTTTATCTTATCAACACTGTTCCATTGGAGCATCAACATTTTCAAGACAAAGCATGGAAGGGGTTCTTGCAGTTGCTTCTCATGCCTTTGCAACCCGAAGTCTCTTTTTCATCTACCACAAGCCATGCTACAACAA ATCAAGTCAATTTATTATGAGCGTGAGCAAGTATTTTGAAGGTGGAAGCCATGGACGTGGAGTTGGCATGATATCTGGAATGCAACACGGGGGTCAGGACTCTCATGTGAAAAG AACAAATGATTTGGACCAGATATCTTTATCTCAGGGTCAACAGACAACAAATCTTATGCTCGAGGAGGATCAATACATGCAATACCCGGAAGCAGTACTCGATTGCGCTCAACCTACTATGATGGATTTGGAGATCAGACAGCAGACAGTGGGATCGCTTAATAATATCCATTGTTTTGCTCCTGTAGAGGACAATGGACTGCAATTGCATGCAGCAGTTGCGAGGGAGAATAATGAGGGAACTATTCCGAATGAAACTGTAAGCATCCAAGCTCAAGATGAGGACTTTGATGAGCTATTCAAGGATTTTGACTTTCCAGACTTCACAAACACTAGTCTGGATACTATAGCTTTGGATTTGGACAGTGATTGGTTCAGATCGACACTAAAAG ATTTCGGGGAATGTATTGAAGAGCAAGAAGAGACTATTCCTCCCGGTCAGCAAAATTCTTCAGAAGATCACTCTACACAGACTTCTTCTGTAATGGAGTATTCGACTTCCTTCCAAGTGATGTCTATCTCTTCAACCCCGAGTCAGATTCCCTATGAAGGACCTGGTCGTGGTGACGAGCAAGTTCCTTGGGGAGGCTATCAAGTATCACGACGAACTTTACCAATACTCAGTAGGATTGTCTCACGGTACCCTGATTCACTTGTGAACTTCAGGGTCGCAAATAGCATACTTCAGTCAGCATATTTGGAAATATTGGCAGAGTTGGTCTACTTTCTTGATAATCTTACAATAGTGAACTTATCCAAGGATCAGTTCAATGTTGCTAGGCAACATATCTGGGACCTAAAGTTAAGTGGCATTGAAATAGGCTGGCTTGAAAACCGTTTACTGCATATCGATGAAGTATTTAACATGGAAAGTTTACTGCAACGGCGACAAGCACTCACACGTAGAATGGAGGAGAGGTTTAAGCAGCTGAATGAGGAACTCGAATGTATAGACAAGGAGCTTCATGAACTATCTCTAAAGGTTGGCCCAAATCCTCCTATGAGATTTCACCCTGTCTTGGAGGGTTTGTTGTAG
- the LOC129881140 gene encoding auxin response factor 3-like isoform X4 encodes MRQKRFMLRPCYCQIKTQEYHSLQQNEPTVTDFSPLDSPRSQFQSFCKCLTQSDIKSNWGLSVPQKDAVKCFPPLDMGQEKPSQELIAKDLQGNEWRFKHAYQGQPRRHSLTNGWSTFVSSKKLCIGDLVVFLRNETGKLHVGIRRLSYQHCSIGASTFSRQSMEGVLAVASHAFATRSLFFIYHKPCYNKSSQFIMSVSKYFEGGSHGRGVGMISGMQHGGQDSHVKRTNDLDQISLSQGQQTTNLMLEEDQYMQYPEAVLDCAQPTMMDLEIRQQTVGSLNNIHCFAPVEDNGLQLHAAVARENNEGTIPNETVSIQAQDEDFDELFKDFDFPDFTNTSLDTIALDLDSDWFRSTLKDFGECIEEQEETIPPGQQNSSEDHSTQTSSVMEYSTSFQVMSISSTPSQIPYEGPGRGDEQVPWGGYQVSRRTLPILSRIVSRYPDSLVNFRVANSILQSAYLEILAELVYFLDNLTIVNLSKDQFNVARQHIWDLKLSGIEIGWLENRLLHIDEVFNMESLLQRRQALTRRMEERFKQLNEELECIDKELHELSLKVGPNPPMRFHPVLEGLL; translated from the exons ATGCGACAGAAGAGGTTTATGCTGAGACCATGTTATTGCCAAATCAAGAC CCAAGAATACCACTCCTTGCAGCAAAATGAGCCAACAGTTACGGATTTTAGTCCTCTAGACTCTCCAAGGTCCCAGTTTCAGTCGTTTTGCAAGTGTTTAACTCAATCTGATATAAAAAGCAATTGGGGACTGTCTGTGCCCCAGAAAGATGCTGTCAAATGCTTTCCTCCCTTG GACATGGGACAAGAAAAACCAAGTCAAGAACTGATAGCAAAGGATCTTCAAGGAAATGAATGGCGCTTTAAACATGCATACCAAG GCCAACCACGGAGGCATTCACTCACAAATGGCTGGAGTACATTCGTTTCTAGTAAGAAATTATGTATCGGGGATTTAGTTGTGTTCTTAAG GAATGAAACTGGCAAACTACATGTTGGGATTAGACGTTTATCTTATCAACACTGTTCCATTGGAGCATCAACATTTTCAAGACAAAGCATGGAAGGGGTTCTTGCAGTTGCTTCTCATGCCTTTGCAACCCGAAGTCTCTTTTTCATCTACCACAAGCCATGCTACAACAA ATCAAGTCAATTTATTATGAGCGTGAGCAAGTATTTTGAAGGTGGAAGCCATGGACGTGGAGTTGGCATGATATCTGGAATGCAACACGGGGGTCAGGACTCTCATGTGAAAAG AACAAATGATTTGGACCAGATATCTTTATCTCAGGGTCAACAGACAACAAATCTTATGCTCGAGGAGGATCAATACATGCAATACCCGGAAGCAGTACTCGATTGCGCTCAACCTACTATGATGGATTTGGAGATCAGACAGCAGACAGTGGGATCGCTTAATAATATCCATTGTTTTGCTCCTGTAGAGGACAATGGACTGCAATTGCATGCAGCAGTTGCGAGGGAGAATAATGAGGGAACTATTCCGAATGAAACTGTAAGCATCCAAGCTCAAGATGAGGACTTTGATGAGCTATTCAAGGATTTTGACTTTCCAGACTTCACAAACACTAGTCTGGATACTATAGCTTTGGATTTGGACAGTGATTGGTTCAGATCGACACTAAAAG ATTTCGGGGAATGTATTGAAGAGCAAGAAGAGACTATTCCTCCCGGTCAGCAAAATTCTTCAGAAGATCACTCTACACAGACTTCTTCTGTAATGGAGTATTCGACTTCCTTCCAAGTGATGTCTATCTCTTCAACCCCGAGTCAGATTCCCTATGAAGGACCTGGTCGTGGTGACGAGCAAGTTCCTTGGGGAGGCTATCAAGTATCACGACGAACTTTACCAATACTCAGTAGGATTGTCTCACGGTACCCTGATTCACTTGTGAACTTCAGGGTCGCAAATAGCATACTTCAGTCAGCATATTTGGAAATATTGGCAGAGTTGGTCTACTTTCTTGATAATCTTACAATAGTGAACTTATCCAAGGATCAGTTCAATGTTGCTAGGCAACATATCTGGGACCTAAAGTTAAGTGGCATTGAAATAGGCTGGCTTGAAAACCGTTTACTGCATATCGATGAAGTATTTAACATGGAAAGTTTACTGCAACGGCGACAAGCACTCACACGTAGAATGGAGGAGAGGTTTAAGCAGCTGAATGAGGAACTCGAATGTATAGACAAGGAGCTTCATGAACTATCTCTAAAGGTTGGCCCAAATCCTCCTATGAGATTTCACCCTGTCTTGGAGGGTTTGTTGTAG
- the LOC129881140 gene encoding auxin response factor 3-like isoform X1, whose protein sequence is MVDQPWFSQQKHLNHMLFEGDDALCREIWKACSGSLLDVSKAGERVYYFPRLHVEQLEQSSNQELIERLQLSNLPPKILCRVLHIRLLVEHATEEVYAETMLLPNQDQNEPTVTDFSPLDSPRSQFQSFCKCLTQSDIKSNWGLSVPQKDAVKCFPPLDMGQEKPSQELIAKDLQGNEWRFKHAYQGQPRRHSLTNGWSTFVSSKKLCIGDLVVFLRNETGKLHVGIRRLSYQHCSIGASTFSRQSMEGVLAVASHAFATRSLFFIYHKPCYNKSSQFIMSVSKYFEGGSHGRGVGMISGMQHGGQDSHVKRTNDLDQISLSQGQQTTNLMLEEDQYMQYPEAVLDCAQPTMMDLEIRQQTVGSLNNIHCFAPVEDNGLQLHAAVARENNEGTIPNETVSIQAQDEDFDELFKDFDFPDFTNTSLDTIALDLDSDWFRSTLKDFGECIEEQEETIPPGQQNSSEDHSTQTSSVMEYSTSFQVMSISSTPSQIPYEGPGRGDEQVPWGGYQVSRRTLPILSRIVSRYPDSLVNFRVANSILQSAYLEILAELVYFLDNLTIVNLSKDQFNVARQHIWDLKLSGIEIGWLENRLLHIDEVFNMESLLQRRQALTRRMEERFKQLNEELECIDKELHELSLKVGPNPPMRFHPVLEGLL, encoded by the exons ATGGTGGATCAACCGTGGTTTTCACAGCAGAAACACCTAAATCATATGTTATTTGAAG GTGATGATGCTCTGTGTAGGGAAATATGGAAGGCCTGTTCTGGCTCATTGTTGGATGTTTCAAAGGCTGGGGAGAGAGTGTACTACTTTCCAAGACTTCATGTGGAGCAG CTGGAGCAATCATCCAACCAGGAATTGATTGAAAGACTACAATTGTCTAACTTACCCCCAAAGATCCTTTGCCGTGTTCTTCACATTCGTCTTCTG GTTGAACATGCGACAGAAGAGGTTTATGCTGAGACCATGTTATTGCCAAATCAAGAC CAAAATGAGCCAACAGTTACGGATTTTAGTCCTCTAGACTCTCCAAGGTCCCAGTTTCAGTCGTTTTGCAAGTGTTTAACTCAATCTGATATAAAAAGCAATTGGGGACTGTCTGTGCCCCAGAAAGATGCTGTCAAATGCTTTCCTCCCTTG GACATGGGACAAGAAAAACCAAGTCAAGAACTGATAGCAAAGGATCTTCAAGGAAATGAATGGCGCTTTAAACATGCATACCAAG GCCAACCACGGAGGCATTCACTCACAAATGGCTGGAGTACATTCGTTTCTAGTAAGAAATTATGTATCGGGGATTTAGTTGTGTTCTTAAG GAATGAAACTGGCAAACTACATGTTGGGATTAGACGTTTATCTTATCAACACTGTTCCATTGGAGCATCAACATTTTCAAGACAAAGCATGGAAGGGGTTCTTGCAGTTGCTTCTCATGCCTTTGCAACCCGAAGTCTCTTTTTCATCTACCACAAGCCATGCTACAACAA ATCAAGTCAATTTATTATGAGCGTGAGCAAGTATTTTGAAGGTGGAAGCCATGGACGTGGAGTTGGCATGATATCTGGAATGCAACACGGGGGTCAGGACTCTCATGTGAAAAG AACAAATGATTTGGACCAGATATCTTTATCTCAGGGTCAACAGACAACAAATCTTATGCTCGAGGAGGATCAATACATGCAATACCCGGAAGCAGTACTCGATTGCGCTCAACCTACTATGATGGATTTGGAGATCAGACAGCAGACAGTGGGATCGCTTAATAATATCCATTGTTTTGCTCCTGTAGAGGACAATGGACTGCAATTGCATGCAGCAGTTGCGAGGGAGAATAATGAGGGAACTATTCCGAATGAAACTGTAAGCATCCAAGCTCAAGATGAGGACTTTGATGAGCTATTCAAGGATTTTGACTTTCCAGACTTCACAAACACTAGTCTGGATACTATAGCTTTGGATTTGGACAGTGATTGGTTCAGATCGACACTAAAAG ATTTCGGGGAATGTATTGAAGAGCAAGAAGAGACTATTCCTCCCGGTCAGCAAAATTCTTCAGAAGATCACTCTACACAGACTTCTTCTGTAATGGAGTATTCGACTTCCTTCCAAGTGATGTCTATCTCTTCAACCCCGAGTCAGATTCCCTATGAAGGACCTGGTCGTGGTGACGAGCAAGTTCCTTGGGGAGGCTATCAAGTATCACGACGAACTTTACCAATACTCAGTAGGATTGTCTCACGGTACCCTGATTCACTTGTGAACTTCAGGGTCGCAAATAGCATACTTCAGTCAGCATATTTGGAAATATTGGCAGAGTTGGTCTACTTTCTTGATAATCTTACAATAGTGAACTTATCCAAGGATCAGTTCAATGTTGCTAGGCAACATATCTGGGACCTAAAGTTAAGTGGCATTGAAATAGGCTGGCTTGAAAACCGTTTACTGCATATCGATGAAGTATTTAACATGGAAAGTTTACTGCAACGGCGACAAGCACTCACACGTAGAATGGAGGAGAGGTTTAAGCAGCTGAATGAGGAACTCGAATGTATAGACAAGGAGCTTCATGAACTATCTCTAAAGGTTGGCCCAAATCCTCCTATGAGATTTCACCCTGTCTTGGAGGGTTTGTTGTAG